In Vibrio diazotrophicus, the following proteins share a genomic window:
- a CDS encoding TRAP transporter small permease subunit, translating into MRSLIYIERLFNRISDFLGWLSSILFVLLVANVVYDVVMRYAFNDVSIAFQELEWHLFSAVFMLGIPYALKAGGHVRVDIFYEQLSNKAQAVIDLLGTLILLLPFCLLVAYFGIDYAKESYELGETSGDPGGLPYRWIIKSLISVAFFFMAMSGIGMILHSLNRIVNPQLLHTNFKDSK; encoded by the coding sequence ATGAGAAGTCTCATCTATATCGAAAGACTGTTTAATCGTATTAGCGATTTTCTTGGTTGGTTATCCAGCATTCTATTCGTACTGCTTGTGGCGAACGTGGTTTACGACGTTGTCATGCGATACGCGTTTAATGACGTATCTATTGCCTTTCAAGAGCTCGAATGGCACCTGTTCTCTGCCGTGTTCATGCTTGGTATTCCTTATGCGCTAAAAGCGGGTGGTCATGTTCGAGTCGACATCTTCTACGAGCAACTGTCGAACAAAGCGCAAGCGGTCATCGATCTATTAGGCACTCTTATCCTGCTATTACCATTCTGCCTGCTGGTGGCTTACTTCGGTATTGATTATGCCAAAGAGAGTTATGAACTTGGGGAAACCTCAGGTGACCCGGGCGGTTTACCTTATCGATGGATTATTAAAAGCCTAATTTCAGTGGCGTTCTTCTTCATGGCAATGAGTGGTATCGGCATGATTCTGCACTCGCTGAACCGAATCGTGAACCCACAGCTTTTGCATACCAACTTTAAAGATTCGAAGTAA
- a CDS encoding TRAP transporter substrate-binding protein has product MSLIHQSVKRVMTTSMVALTACFALLSTSASADEKVYRLKLAETWGPNFPIFGDTTKNMAAMAEKMSNGRLQIRIDSANKHKAPLGVFDMVKSGQYDLGHSASYYWKGKVPNTLYFTSMPFGMTAPEQYAWFYHGGGMELMEKVYEPHNMLSFPGGNTDIQMGGWFQKEINSLEDLQGLKMRIPGFAGEVLAELGAKPTNIAPGELYTSLERRTIDALEWVGPSLDLRMGFHKIAPYYYTGWHEPATELQFLVNKRTWEKLPEDLREILRIAMRTAAYDMYAQSVHESGKNWVSIKTEYPDVKVKDFPPEVIKALRDANGRLLADHAAKDPLAKEIQESQANYLKDVRQWTDISMRAYLNNEAQ; this is encoded by the coding sequence TTCTGCTGATGAGAAAGTGTATCGCTTAAAACTAGCTGAAACTTGGGGCCCGAACTTCCCGATTTTCGGTGATACAACAAAAAATATGGCTGCAATGGCAGAAAAGATGTCAAACGGCCGCCTGCAAATTCGCATCGACTCTGCGAATAAACACAAAGCGCCGTTAGGTGTATTCGATATGGTGAAATCAGGTCAGTATGACTTGGGTCACTCAGCGTCTTATTACTGGAAGGGCAAAGTTCCAAATACGCTTTATTTCACTTCTATGCCTTTCGGTATGACTGCACCTGAACAGTACGCTTGGTTCTATCATGGCGGTGGTATGGAGCTGATGGAGAAAGTGTATGAACCTCACAACATGCTTTCTTTCCCTGGCGGTAATACCGATATCCAGATGGGTGGTTGGTTCCAAAAAGAAATCAATTCATTAGAAGATCTGCAAGGTCTGAAAATGCGTATACCTGGCTTTGCTGGTGAAGTTTTAGCTGAGCTGGGTGCAAAACCAACCAACATTGCACCGGGCGAACTGTACACATCTCTAGAACGCCGCACAATCGACGCTCTTGAGTGGGTAGGTCCGTCTCTTGACCTACGCATGGGTTTCCACAAAATCGCTCCTTACTACTACACAGGTTGGCATGAGCCAGCAACTGAGTTGCAGTTCCTAGTAAACAAACGTACTTGGGAAAAATTGCCTGAAGATCTACGTGAAATCTTGCGTATTGCGATGCGTACGGCTGCTTATGACATGTATGCACAATCTGTACATGAAAGTGGCAAGAACTGGGTTTCAATTAAAACTGAATATCCAGACGTAAAAGTAAAAGACTTCCCGCCTGAAGTTATCAAAGCACTTCGTGATGCAAATGGTCGCCTACTTGCAGATCACGCAGCTAAAGATCCACTAGCGAAAGAGATTCAAGAGTCACAAGCAAACTATCTGAAAGATGTTCGCCAGTGGACGGATATCTCTATGCGTGCGTATCTAAACAACGAAGCACAGTAG